The segment TTCGTCTACGACAAAGAGAGTCCATTCTTAAGGAGAGCGCGTGAGTTAGGGATGAAGGTCATCGACGGACTTGAGATATTAGTGAGACAGGCAATGGAGGCTGAAAAGATATGGTTTGGAAAATCTTTAGAGGACTCAGAGGTGGTGAGAACTATTGCCGGGTAACTCTTTCGGTAAGATCTTTACCATAACGACGTTCGGTGAGAGTCACGGGCAGGCTGTGGGCGTCATCATAGATGGTGTCCCAGCGGGGCTCAGACTATCTCAAGAGGATATAGAGTTCGAGTTGTCCTTTAGAAGGCCAGGTCGACTTTACGTCTCCGGAAGGAGAGAGAGGGACATCCCAGAGATCTTAAGCGGTGTATACAACGGTAGAACTACCGGTTCTCCTATAGCGATAATTGTTAAGAACACTGACGTAATTTCCTCATTTTATGAAGAGGTTAAGATTAAGCCTAGACCAGGGCATGCGGACCTTCCTTTCATTATGAGGTACGGTTACGAGAACTGGGACTACAGAGGTGGGGGTAGATCAAGCGCTAGGGAAACGGTAGGACGGGTAGCAGCCGGGGCTTTAGCCAAGAAACTGCTTATGTATCACGACACGTGGATAGCTGGACGCCTTAAGAGTCTGGGTCTAGTCGACTCCCCTCCAGCTGATTTCTTAAGTATCCTTTGCTCGAAGTACAGTCCCGTTAGGGCGTCAGATCAAGACACAGAGTTAAAATTTGAGGAATTGGTTAAACAGGCTACAGTAGAGGGGGATAGCTTAGGAGGGGTAGCCGAGATAGTTGTGAGGAATCCTCCTGCCGGAATGGGGGAACCCGTTTTCGACAAAATCAAGGCCGATTTAGCTAAGGCTTTACTCTCCATTCCAGCTGTAACCGGGTTCGAGTACGGTCTGGGTTTCAACGCTGCTAAGATGAAGGGGAGCGAGGCTAACGACGCGATCGTAAAGAGAGGCGAGAAGCTAGGATGGAGAGATAACAAGTCTGGAGGTATATTAGGCGGGATAACCACCGGCGAGGACATAGTTTTGAGATGTTCGTTCAAACCCACTAGCTCTATAAGGAAACCGCAAGGAACTGTGAACCTCATGACGGGGGAACCGGCTGAGATCTCAGTGATAGGAAGACATGACCCTGCGGTAGCAATAAGAGGTGTGTCCGTAGCGGAATCGATGGTTGCAATAACTTTAGCGGACCATTCACTAAGGTCAGGCTTTATACCTCCGGTTAAACTGGAGAGCAAAGAGGCTGAGATAGTGGAAAACAGATGGAGGAGGTATATGGAGGAATGCAAGCGTACGGAGGCGTCTCGATAATTAACGCTCTGCCCTCATGGTATGGCTCTTCGATGGCTATCGACATGAAGGTGAAGGTAAGAGTATGGGAAGGTAAAAGAAACTCCGACGATAAGTTGGTTAATGAGATACTCGACTACTTTGCGAGCCTAAACGTACCAGACCTTCGCGTTGAGATAGAGTCCGAAATCCCAATTGGCTCAGGATTGAAGAGCAGCAGCGCCCTCTCTACCGCCTTGATAGGTGAGATAGCTCAGAAGTTCTCCTTGAAGGTAGACGTTACTAAGCTTTCTGCCATCCTCTCTCTTAAGGCTGGAGTCTCATATACGGGGGCGTTCGACGATGCGGTCTCGTCATGGTATGGAGGGATCTCCTTTACATACAACAAGGAGTTCAAATTGATTAAGACGCAGAGAGCCAGTGAGGATATGATCGTTCTTCTCTTGGCTAGAGGGGGGAAGACTAGAGTGGACATGAGTAAGTTAAGGGCTTTCAGGACCCTTTTCTTAGAGTTCTTTAATATCGCTATGTCAGGAAGGATATGGGAGGCGATGAAGTTAAATGGGATTGCGGTGGCAACGATTCTAGGTTACTCCTCAGAGCCTATAGAGAGCTCACTGAGGGCTGGAGCTCTGGCCTCTGGCATATCCGGAAACGGACCCTCTTATTTCGCCGTGGCGAAGGAGGGAGAGGAAGGTCCCATCTTAGAGGCGCTTGAGAAGTTTGGTAAAGTTAAACTAGTGAGGGCGATAAACCTTGATAATAGGGATAGAACGATCTAGAATTGAAGGAGAGGTTAAGGCTCCACCCTCAAAAAGCTTCGCCATAAGATACGTTCTCCTCTCTTTGATTACGGACGTTAAGCTGGAATCGATCCCCAGTTCAGACGACGTAACGGTAGCTAATAAGGTAGTTCATGACCTTAAGGACGGGAGAGACGAACTGTTCTTAGGCGGTTCCGCTACTACCTTGAGGATGGTAATCCCCATCCTACTAGCTCTCGGAAGGAAAATCAAGATAGATGGAGATCAGACGTTAAGGAGGAGACCCCTGAACTCACTTAGATATCTAAAGGGTGGAAAGTTCACAACTTTACAACCTAATGCTAACGGTTCCATTAGCCTGCCTATGGTGGTCGAAGGGAAGCTGGAACAGGAAACTGAGATAGAAGGTTGGGAGAGCAGTCAATACGTTTCTGGATTAATTTACGCCTATTGCATTTTAGGATACGGTAGGATCAAGGTAATTCCTCCGGTTTCCTCTAAAGGATACATTCACATGACGGCAGACGTGATAAACTCCGTTGGAGGGAAGGTGGAGATTAGGGATGACGTTATTGAGATAAAATGCTCCAAGTTGAAAAAATTTCACGGCAGTGTGCCGGGGGACTACGCTTTGGCCTCCTTCTACGCCATAGGAGCTCTGATAACTGGGGGAGAGATCAAAATAAGTAGCCTTTACCCTCCACCTAGTTACTTTGGGGACCATGAGATAGTTAACATGATAAAGCAAACGGGAGCCGTAAGCGAAGTTACGGGAGACACCTGGTTTGTCAAAGGTTCTGACGTTAGGAGACCTTTAGCCGTCTCAATAAATGACGTACCGGATCTAGCCCCCTCTTTGGCCGGGCTTATGGCAACAATACCTGGAGAATCAAAGATGTTGGACAGCGAGAGGTTGAGAATCAAGGAGAGCGACAGGATAAATACGATAATTAGCACTCTCCGAAGCTTTGGCATAGATGCTCACTACTCTTCTGGGACCATAACGATAGTTGGAGGCGAGCCTAAAAGGGGGGAGATAACTTGCCCTAACGATCACAGGATCGCTATGCTAGCTGGAGACCTTGCCCTGAGAGCCGGAGGGATTGTAAAGAACGCCGAATGCGTGTCTAAGAGCAATCCTAACTACTGGAAGGACTTGGCGAGTTTAGGAGCCAAGATAAGGGAGATTTAAACAAAGAAAGATATTAACGCTAAACACATGTTCTCATTGATGAAACCAGAAATAGTGGTCTCTCTACCCGTAACGAGGCCTGATGACTTGAACAAAGTAAATAAAATAGATGGATTAGTAGAGCTCAGGCTTGACTACTCCACAGAACTTCCTAACCCGGAGGAACTGATACCTTTTAAACACAAGGTTCTTGTGACCTTGAGGGATAAAGAGGAAGGTGGGAGGATAAAATACGACGTTGATTTTAAGGCGAAGTACCTTGAGAGACTGAACGAACTCGGGATTCTATATGACGTTGAGGCTTCCTTCCTTGAAAGGAGGAAGATCGAGTACGTGGGGAAGATAGTGTCCGCACATTACTTCTCGTCTCTCCCCTCAACGGAGGAGATAGATCAGCTCTTTAGAAAGTATGAGGGGGCGTACACGATAAAGGTTGCAGTGGCCTCTTTGCCAGGCTACAGAGAACTGCTTTCATACGTATCAGGGAAGCCTAACGCGACCTTCATGCCCATGTCTAACGACCCGATAGAAAGGTTAGCCTTCTCGCTTCTAGGTTCAAAACTCCTCTACACTTACCTTGAATCTCCTACAGCTCAGGGACAGTTGAGCTACACGCAGGCGAAACAGATATTGGAGTGCATATTTAAATGACTAGCTTACTTCTTCTAAATTCAGGTTACTTCCGTTAACTTTTACAGAATAAACCTTTATACTTCTCTTTGAGGCCCCTTTTAATGGTCTACCGTCCTTCACTGAGAAGTGACTAAAGTGACATTGGCATACTAACTCCTCTCTTATTAGCACTCCGTATTTACTTAGATCACACCCTAGGTGGGGACACTTGTTATCAAACGCTAGATATCTCTCCCCCCCTAGATAAATCAGAAGGATCTCTTTGTTCTCCACCAAGATCTTCTTCTTCTCTCCCACTCTCATCTCAGGTCTTTCTATGATCACGGATTATCTTGATGGACCTTAAGCTTAAAAAACTCCACGATTTTCCCTTCATATAAGTTACTTAATAATCTAGTTATATGTGTCCAAATGCCCTGAAAGTTTAGTAGATTATTTTATAATGTTAAAACACTACTATATACCAAGGTGAAAGAAATGATAAGTTATAACGAAGCTTTAAGGACGAAGGTGGACTATAGAATAGTTGAGATAGCTCAAAGCTCTCCTAGCACGGAAGTAAAGGCTATTCTAGTCTTGGACGTATCTCCATCAGAGGAGGTCCTTAAGGAGATAAGTTCGGTAGCAAGAATTGACAACATATTTAGCTTCATGATGACTGTTAAAGTGAAGGGAAAGGCCTCAGAGATAGCTAGACTAGGGGAGAAGTCCTTCGTAAGGTATATAATGCTAGACGAAGTTATTGCCAGGACACAGGAGTGGAGCTAAGGAACTGGCAATCCACCCTAAAGGATAAGGTAGCAAAGGCGTTAAAACAAGGTATTTTAGTTGCCTTACAATCTCCCACAGGGAGTGGGAAGACACTTTTCTCTTTAGTCTCCGCTTTGGAAGTTAAACCCAAGGTCTTGTTCGTTGTAAGGACCAATAACGAGTTCTACCCAATTTATAGAGACGCTAAGAAGCTAGGCAAGAAGTTCTCATTCCTTATGGGAAAGTCCAAATCGTGCCTTTACTCAGACGAGAGCGCGGAATCAGAGGACATAGAGTGTTCCCTATGTGACTCCAGTTCGGTAACCCAAGTGGAGATGAAGGACCCGCCCTTCTCGGTCTTGAAGGGGTTGAAGGAGAGAGGGAGGATAGAGAAGTTTTGCCCATATTTCTCAATTCTGAGCTCTATAAGCGAGGCGGACGTAGTTGCGGTAACCTATCCTTATCTGTTCGTCCCTAGGACGAGAGAATCCTTGGATTTAGATCTAGATAAGACCGTGATAATTGTAGACGAAGCTCACAACCTAGATAACCTGAACGAGTTGGATGAGAGGAGGATCAACGAACAGACAGTAAACCTAGCGCTCAAGGAGGTCAAGAGCGAGGAATCTAAAAGGATCTTAGAGAGGTTAAAAGCCGAAATAAAGAGGTCTGTGCATCCCGATGAGAGGTACATCAAAGTGGAGAATTACCCAAAGCTTGACGAGAACGAGCTAGAGCTACTCGAGGATGAGTACAAAGATAGGAGAGAGGAGATGATAAGGAATAAAGCGATCAAGAGACTGCACATAGGTAGCGTAGTTAAGTTCTACGACTCCATTAAGTACTACGGCCCTAACGACGCTCAGGTCTTCTCCATGAGGGGGAGCTTAGTGTTGAAACCGCTCCTCCCTACGTCCTACCTCTCAATACTAAACGAAGAAGTTCCGGTTCTCCTCATGTCCGGTACGATGCCTCCAAAGGACTATTTAGTTAACGTGTTTGGAATAAAAAGGAAGATACTTTACGTTGACGTCGAGAGGGAGTTGAAGGAGAAGGTGACGGGGTCTTTCGATTGCATGTTGGCAGTTGATGTCACCTCCTCATTTTCAAGTAGAGGGGAACTGATGTGGAGGAAGTACGCTAGCTACCTGCTGATGATATACTATCAGGCTAGATCTAACGTTTTAGCGATCTTCCCAAGTTACTCGATTATGGATGCTGTGATGAGCCACGTTAAGGTTAACAAGTATGTGGAGGGAAGTAGAACTAACATTGAGGAAATATTGACAGAGTCTAGGAGCAAGAAACTGATAATAGCCGGGGTGGCCAGGGGGAAGCTCTCAGAGGGGGTTGAATTAACCAGCGAGGGGATTAGTATGATAAGTGACGTAGCGCTGTGCGGCATTCCTTACCCGCCTTTCGATGATTACATGAAAATGAGAAGCGAGGCCATCTATAGGTCCACTGGACAACCGATCAAGGAGGTGTTGATCGAAATCCCTGCAGTCATAGCGGTGAAACAAGCTATAGGCAGGGCAATTAGAGGAAAGCACGATCACGCGACGGTTTGGCTTTTAGATAAGAGATTTGAGACTGCGTGGTGGAAGGCAAAGATAAACTGTTTTAATCCAAAAAAGGTAAAGCTATGATATGGAAGTGGAGATCTTCACTCACAAAAATTGCACAGAGTGCAACCTGTTAATAGAGTACTTGGAGAGTAGAGGGCTGTTAGGCAAGGTCAAGCTGGTCGATACCGAACTTTACCCATTCTTAGCTTTGGAGAGGGGGGTTATCTCAACCCCTTCAGTTTTCGTAGATGGGAAGTTGGTTTACGCTGGTAAAGTGGACCTTTATGAGTTAGAGGAGATCTTAAATGGTAACCAGGTGAGTAGAGAGTTTAACAGGGAAGAACTGATCAAGAAATTTATGGAGGGTGTGGTGGACTCCTTCGCAGCCACAGCCTGGCTCTACGTTAATAGGGACTTCGACTCGTTCATGTCGCAGAGGGACTTCGTTTTAGCTGTCACTGGGTTAGCCCTCTCAGATAAAGTTGATGAGGGATATCAATTCCTTAGGGACGTCCTAGTGAAAGACGGTGAGAAGGTGTTAAACGAGTGGGAACCAATGATGCTTAAGAACATATCATCAAACTTCGTTAGGGAAATATATTGGTTGTATGAGAGGAAATTACCTAAGGAGTCTTTATTCTCCAAATATCCGCTAGAGGTTTTCGCCCATTGGCTAATGGTTAGGGGAGGAGCAGTGGGCAGGGTTGGATTGAGAATACACCCTTTAAGCAGCGTTCAAACAATGACGAGGATAGCTAAAGTTTACTCTTACCTTCAGGAAAACTACGACTCCATATGGGATAGAGTTGAGAAGGAGCAGAGGAAGCTCAAGGAGATGAGAGCAGTTCAATGAACCCTTTACGTCCTACGATGTGCAGCCGCTGGTGTTATATACCAGATTGAAGAACTAATCACCATGCCACTAAGACCAGGAAGGTGTTATAGGCATTTCTCAGGTCCAGCTTATACCAGAAAGGAGTACATTCCAGGAGTGCCGCAACCTAAGATAACTAAGTTCACTATGGGTGACCAAAAGAAGGACTACGACTATGAGGTCAGGCTTGTTACTAAACAGATAGGTCAGATAAGGCACAACGCCCTAGAGGCCGCTAGGGTTATCTCGCTCAAACAGATGACCGCAATGGTTGGAAACGAGAGTGACTTCTACCTGTACGTTACTAAATACCCCCATCACGTGATAAGGGAAAACAAAATGATGGCTTTCGCTGGAGCGGATAGACTTCAGGACGGAATGAGATTGTCTTTCGGTAAACCGATAGGAACCGCCGCAAGGATAACTAAGTTGGGAGATGTCATAATGGCCTTGAAGGTGAAAAAGGAGCACTTAGAGTTCGCTAAGAAGGCGTTCAAGGTAGCGTCCAGCAAGATCCCTCTAGATACCGAGATCTCGGTTGTTCCTCTAAAGGAGGAAAAGAAGTGAGTTACGTTTTTGATGAGTCGGCCTTAAGTCAGGAAATAAGGAAAAGAGGAGCTAAAAGGGTACTTCTTCAGTTTCCTGAAGGGCTTAGATACTTCTCAACGGAGCTCGTCCAAAAGTTATCCTCCTCTTTACCTGACGTGGAGTTCCTAATCTCGGGGGAGCCAAGCTGGGGAGCCTGCGATGTGGCTGAGGACGAAGCTAATCTCTTAAGAGTGGACCTGCTGGTTCACTTCGGTCACTCACCTTACACTTGGTACTATCCTAAGTTCCCAACGCTTTTTGTAAGGGCTGAGAGCACATTGGAGCTGGACGACGAGACGATATCTAAGTTAAAGAACAAGTTGGAGGAAATGAAGGTTAACTCGGTTGCGTTAACCTCAACAGTTCAACACGCTTCTCTCCTGTCAAGGATAAAGAAAGCGCTAACTCCTCGTTTTAAGGTCGAGATAGGAAGACCCTCTTCACCTTTCATGAACGATGGCCAAGTGTTGGGATGTGACTACAGATCCGCAATGGTTGAGGCTGACGTTCAGGTTAACGTTTCAGGTGGGCTCTTTCATGCGTTAGGACTAGGTTTGGCTACGAATAAGCCCGTCCTTAAGCTAGATCCTTACACTAAGCAAGTTGAGGACATAACTCCTCAGGTTTTCAAAATCATGAAGATTAGATATTCTAAGATAATGGAAGCTATGGACTCAACTACATGGGTCATAGTTCAAGGGTTGAAAGTGGGTCAGAACAGACCGCTTATGGTGAGATCCTTAGAGAGTAAGCTCAAGTCCATGGGCAAGAAAACTTTCGTTGTAACTAGCAAAGTTCTAAATCAGGATGCCCTCAGGAACCTGGACAGGAGTTACATCGACGTGTTTGTGGTCACCTCATGTCCCAGGCTTCCCACAGACGATCTATACTCTTATGAGAAGCCTGTGCTCACTCCTGGCGAAGCGAAAATGATTATAACCAATAAGTTAGAACCATACATATTTCCGTGGTGAAAATGGGAAATCAGGGAGACCTTACAACACCTGGCGAACTATTAGGAGTTATCGAGGAGTTCACACCAGGTGAAGGTTGTTATGAACATCAAGGACAAGTAAGGGCGGCAGTTGTTGGAAAAGTCTTCTACGATATGATTAACAGGAAAAGTAACATAATACCTGAGAGAAAGAATCTCAGTTTCAAATTGAGGAAAGCCAAATACGTCTATGGGGTAGTTTCATCGCTTAAGGAAGATTACGCTATAGTGGAAGTGAGTGGAGTGGAGGAGAGATTTATAAATCCCTCCATAACGGGTTACCTGCACATTTCACAAGTGGCTCAAAAGCACGTTAAGGACCTCAGGGACGCGATAAGGCCATCTGACGTAATAAAGGCTAAACCTATTTCCTTCACTTACCCTCTGCAACTTACATTGCGAGGTAGGGACTTAGGTGTGATCATAGCTTACTGCTCCGTTTGCGGCACTCTAATGATCAAAGCTGACGAGGAACATTTAAAATGTCCGAATTGCAATAACGTTGAACCTAGGAGAATAGGTCCCTATACGGTGAGAGGAAATGGAAGTCGTAGTTGAGAAGAAGGACGACAATTACGTGGAGTTTAGAATTCAGGGGGAGGATCACACCCTCGGTAACCTGGTGGCTGCAACAATGAGGAGAGTCCCAGGGGTCATCCTTAGTACCTACTATTTACCACATCCCCTTAAGGATGAACTGATAATAAAAGTCAAAACTGATGGGTCCATCTCGCCCGTGGACGCTCTGAAAAAAGCGATAGAGCAAATAGAGAAGACCGCTGAGTCCTTTCTTCAAGATTTAGAGAAGGTATGACCTTGAAGGGGACCAGGACCGCAATTCTGGTTGACGGGTCCATATGCGTCTTTCAAGGAAGGTACCTAGAACATCTTTTTTGGGAAAAGGATCAATTTTATAGAAGCGAAGTTAAGAAAGAGATAAACTTCAGCAACTTCGGTTTAGGAAAACAATATTCTGGAGATCTAATAGGAGAGTGCTTTAGGATAGTGAATTTGATATCGAAAAAATTAAAAAAGATGGAGTAGAGTCTTATCGAAGGTGTTCTATTGAAGTTCTGTCCGAAATGTAAGTCTATGATGACTCCGAGGAAAATTAATGGAAACGTGATCTACAAATGCGTCAAGTGCGGATACGAAGATGAGGGACCCAGATCTCAGATAATTTCCTCTAAGGTAAAACACAGTGAAACTGAAAGGACCATAGTTATAGAAGACCAACAGTTACCTGCAGGAACACAAAAGATGAGAGGTGTGCTTTGTTCTAAGTGTGGAAACGATGAGGTCTACTTCTGGATGTTACAAACTAGGGCAGCGGATGAGCCGCCTACTAGATTTTACAAGTGCACGAGATGCGGAAAGGTGTGGAGAGAATACGAATAACGTTAAGATGACTCGGACCAATTTCAGTAAAATTGACAAATTGATCGTGTGAAATTCAAGAACAAGGGGGAGACGAACTTAAGACCCTCGATCTTAGAACCTGAATGCCTTCTAATGAAAAGGGTAAAGCACCTCTCTGGACCTATACAATTTCGAGAGTTGTTTGGCAGAAGTGAAGCTTAACATCTCCTTAAGGAGTTGAAACCATGCACCTCCTCTCATATGTCTTGAACGTTTGAGGCGACCAAAAAGGAGCGTAAATCTTTTTTGATACCTCCGACTTTTAAGATAGGGACCCGTAGCTCAGCCAGGATAGAGCGCCGGCCTTCTAAGGAAGGCCAAAGTGAGCCGAGGGTCGGGGGTCCGAATCCCCCCGGGTCCGCTTCCACAACTGCTTTTTAGAAAACAAATTTTATCCATACATTAACCTTAAATTCTCTCGCATTTACTGTGAAGCGTGAAAGCAATAATTCTAGCAGGAGGTTATGGAAAGAGATTGAGGCCTTTTACAGATGAGAAACCAAAACCTCTGTTAGATATTGGTGGTAGACCCATATTGGAGTGGCAGATTCTCTGGCTTAAGAGGTTTGGGATAACTGAGATCGTTCTCCTGACTGGATATAAGAGGGAGGTCCTAATCGATTGGGCTTCGCAAAACTCTGATAGACTTGGTGTAAACTTCGTGTTTAGTGTGGAGAACGAGCCGTTGGGAACTGGAGGTGCAATAAAGAAGGTAAAGCATTTCGTAAACGAAGACTTCCTAGTCGTTAACGGTGATATTTTAACTAACCTCGACGTCACGAGGTTGCAAGACATGTCGATAGCGTTAGTTCCGCTGCGAAGCCCATATGGTGTAGTGAAAACTGAAGGTGACGTTATTACAGAATTCACTGAGAAACCTATCCTTTACGACTATTGGATTAACGCTGGGGTGTACAAGTTTAACCCAGATATCTTCGAGTACTTACCGGATAAAGGCGATGTAGAGAAGATAACCTTTCCGGCATTAACTAAGGGGAGACTCATAAAGGGAATTAAGTTCAGTGAGGCCTACTGGAGGTCCATAGACTCCGTAAAGGATATGGAGGAGGCCTCATTAGAGGTAGAAGATAAAATTAAATGAGGTGCTTTACCTTGCTATATGAAGACTGGAAAGAGCAATACGTTAGCTCTATATCAGTAGATGTACCTTCAGTGTCTGGAGAGGTCTCCTGCTTTGGGATGGGAGGAAGCGGAGTCGCCTGCGAAATTATGAGGGCTTTTTATCCCTTAAACAAGGACATCAAGAACTCTGACACTTTGATAGTTTTAAGTTATTCAGGAAACACTTCAGAGACCTTGAGAGTTATGAAGGAGTTTAAAGGGAGGGTAATAGCTATAACGAGCGGGGGGAAGATCTCTGAGCTTAACGTGGAGAAGGTGTTGATTAAGGGAGGGCTGCAACCTAGATTCGCGTTTCCCCAACTCTTCACGCCTCTTGTAAAGATGTTGAGGCCGGACTTAGTTAACGGGTTGATTGAAGGGATTGACAACGAGAGGGCCAAAGCGTTAGCTAAGGAGTTGTTCTCTTACATTAGAGACAAGATACCTGTCTTCTACGGGTCCACCTTCTTGGGCGTTGCGAAAAGGTTTAAACAGGAAATCAACGAGAACGGGAAGTACCCGGCCTTCTTCGGTGAGATACCTGAAGTCAATCACAACGAGGTGGAAGGCTACGTTCATGGCGAGAGATTAGCTCCCGTCGTGTTCGCAGGGAATAAATTAGACGAGGTAACCTCAAAGCTAATAGGAGCCAAAACTGTTAGGATTGAGAGTATCAGAGACGTGTCCTTTTTGATCCAAACTGCGGGTTTCCTGTCCCTTGAGGTAGCTAGAGAAATGAATGAGGATCCAACTCTCCTTCACAAAATACCTGAGGGTAGAAAGCAAGTGGAGAGATTAGACTTTTGAGTTTTCTGACTTCTTTGGCTTTAAGCTTGAGACTCGCTCGATAAAGGCCTTAAAACTACTTTAAGTTTTCTAGGATAGCGTAAGGTACGGATAAAACTAATGACAGACCTGGTAACAAGTTTAGGAGATACCTTTTTGGACCCCTATAGTAATACATCCCAGTCGCTATTACGGGAACGTAAAGTATTGAAATTATGGGAAGGAAAATCGAGGCGATCCCCAAGACGTAATAGCTCCCAAAGTAAACGTATCCCGTTAAAAAGGTAATGTCAACGAGACCGTCCCTAACGAGCCTCAGATCGTACTTTGATCTCCATAGGTTCCTTTTAGCTTCAATTAAGGACGACCTAAACGTTTTCCTAGCGTGAAGGTCATTGAGGTGTAAACATTTGCCATTAAGGGTTGATGGACTGTACCCCATCTTCCTCAACTTAGCGTAGAGCCAAACGTCTTCGTCCCTTTCGTACTTTTCATCGAATCCTCCAACACTCCTAATTACTTCAACGTTCAGGGCTGCGCACCCCAGATTCGGGTTGTTCTCTCCCTTTGATAGAGGAGTGTCCATCTCGCTCTCGGAGTAGGCGTAATGAAGCCACACGTACGGATGTTCTGATAGCTTGGCAATCATCTCCCTCGTGTGATCAGGTCTGATAACAACGTCACTGTCCATCATAATTACGAACTTGTCCTTCGTCAAATCAAGCATTTTATTCCTAAGTCTGGCCATGTTCACCTTCTTCATTCTCCTGTCTCGAATGTAAGTGATTTTATCTTTATAACTTGAAAGAAACCTATGTATGTCCTCTCTCTCGCTGTTGTCGTATATTATAACCTCATCTACGGGTTGTGAAACTGCTGAGGACAAAGAAACTTTTAGCCACTCCAACTTATCGTTAGGGCCTACCGGCATCACCAACTGAGCCATATCTAAGGATAAATCTCTTAGAATAAGGATTTATCGGAAACCCAAAGAGGTCTCGACTCGTCTTGATTCGCTTTGATCCCCATGGGAAAGTTACAGATACCTTGAGATTGCACTAAACATCTTCTCTTCAAATGTGTCCTTCCTAAATTCTTGAGCTTTGACATTCAGCTCCTTCCTTTTTGAACTGGGTACTTTCAAAGCGTTTAACACCAGGTCCTTGGCCTCCTCGAGGTCCCTATACGCCCAAGGTGAAACCTCACTGGCCCCGCTCTCCCTTGGAACTACAGGAATCAAACCAGCGCTCATGGCCTCAACGACAGGGGTCCCGAAATGCTCTCCTATAGTGGGATGGAAATAAACAGGAGTTTCCTTCATTACCTCAACTATGACCTCTCCCGGTTGATTAGTTAGTATTTCCACATTAGCTCCGGTTCGACTTATTATTCTAATCAACTTCTTGTGATATTCCCTCTCAATCAAGGAACCTATTATTATTCCTTTTAACCCCGTCTTCAATGAGAGATATATTGAGTTCTCTAAGGTTTTACCTCTTTCAATGCGAGCTATAGTCAGGAACTGTTCCTTAGTTTTACTCTCAGTGAATCCCCTTGAGTAAAACTCTACGTCGACTGGAGGATATATAACATCTGATTCGACATCGTAAACCTCCTTTATTGCTCTAGAAGAGTACCTAGAGTTAGCTATGAACTTGGCCCTCTTCGCCTCCTTCTTAAAGTTCTTCACAATTTTACTGAATGGTAATAAATAAAGCCTCCAAAATAAGGACCTATTATACTTTGAAGGTATGCTTGAGATCGACGGACCACCAGCGTAAATCACATGAGGCGCTATATCGGATAGAGGTATGGGTACTCCCGAAGCGTTAAGGAATAACTTAGGCCTCAATTTCCTTGCAGGCAGTAAAGTGAGTACCCTTTGATACTTATCAAACTTA is part of the Metallosphaera cuprina Ar-4 genome and harbors:
- a CDS encoding glycosyltransferase family 2 protein; the protein is MAQLVMPVGPNDKLEWLKVSLSSAVSQPVDEVIIYDNSEREDIHRFLSSYKDKITYIRDRRMKKVNMARLRNKMLDLTKDKFVIMMDSDVVIRPDHTREMIAKLSEHPYVWLHYAYSESEMDTPLSKGENNPNLGCAALNVEVIRSVGGFDEKYERDEDVWLYAKLRKMGYSPSTLNGKCLHLNDLHARKTFRSSLIEAKRNLWRSKYDLRLVRDGLVDITFLTGYVYFGSYYVLGIASIFLPIISILYVPVIATGMYYYRGPKRYLLNLLPGLSLVLSVPYAILENLK
- a CDS encoding glycosyltransferase family 4 protein; this encodes MKVAVIAHGIGMTKAISGEGKVYFSLFDMLQKRNVDYTAVSFCKPKFPIPSSYFFPFSIPKFDKYQRVLTLLPARKLRPKLFLNASGVPIPLSDIAPHVIYAGGPSISSIPSKYNRSLFWRLYLLPFSKIVKNFKKEAKRAKFIANSRYSSRAIKEVYDVESDVIYPPVDVEFYSRGFTESKTKEQFLTIARIERGKTLENSIYLSLKTGLKGIIIGSLIEREYHKKLIRIISRTGANVEILTNQPGEVIVEVMKETPVYFHPTIGEHFGTPVVEAMSAGLIPVVPRESGASEVSPWAYRDLEEAKDLVLNALKVPSSKRKELNVKAQEFRKDTFEEKMFSAISRYL